One genomic window of Melanotaenia boesemani isolate fMelBoe1 chromosome 20, fMelBoe1.pri, whole genome shotgun sequence includes the following:
- the timm9 gene encoding mitochondrial import inner membrane translocase subunit Tim9: protein MAVQVSESDQIKQFKEFLGTYNKVTENCFMDCVKDFTTRDVKPEESSCSESCLQKYLKMTQRISMRFQEYHIQQNEALAAKAGLLGQPR from the exons ATGGCGGTCCAGGTGTCTGAATCCGACCAGATCAAACAG TTTAAAGAGTTTCTGGGGACGTACAACAAAGTGACAGAGAACTGCTTCATGGACTGCGTCAAAGATTTCACCACCAGAGACGTGAAGCCAGaggag TCCAGCTGCTCCGAGTCCTGCCTGCAGAAGTATCTGAAGATGACTCAGAGGATCTCCATGCGTTTCCAGGAGTACCACATCCAGCAAAACGAGGCTCTGGCTGCTAAAGCTGGACTTCTGGGTCAGCCTCGCTGA